The following coding sequences lie in one Cyanobacterium sp. Dongsha4 genomic window:
- a CDS encoding 16S rRNA (cytosine(967)-C(5))-methyltransferase gives MSNNPRQVAFQALEDVYQNHAYTDIALDRVLKNNSLSRSGLHSRSFQDRALVSELVYGIVRRKRTLDSIINQFASKKAAQQPLKLRIILQLGLYQIRYLDKIPPSAAVNTSVELAKKNGLGKISGVVNGILRSYLRQSADSDPLILPSDKIAYLGVKYSFPDWIVKLFINQFNYQKTEALLDWFNNTHYIDLRTNIIKINRENLQEKLLENNIETFYLKETQGLRLKKAVGNISNLEEFKQGLFTIQDASAQLVTHLLNPQAGEMIIDACAAPGGKTTHIAELMGDKGKVIAIDTYAKRLEKIKENATRLGLTCIEVKEGDSSELTEWENQADRVLVDVPCSGLGTLHTNPDIRWRKKPEEIEKLTRLQQKILTNASKWVKNGGTLVYATCTLNQKENENIVIEFLANNPQWQLDTKNNNFLDNYSLPSKGMIKIFPPDDNMDGFFIAKLIKGEV, from the coding sequence AAGAAGCGGGTTGCATAGCAGATCCTTTCAGGATCGCGCCTTAGTATCTGAATTAGTATATGGTATAGTGAGGAGAAAAAGAACATTAGATAGTATTATCAATCAGTTTGCCAGTAAAAAAGCCGCTCAACAACCTTTAAAACTGAGAATTATTCTGCAATTAGGATTATATCAAATACGTTATCTCGATAAAATTCCTCCCTCGGCGGCAGTCAATACTAGCGTAGAATTGGCGAAAAAAAACGGCTTAGGAAAAATATCGGGAGTGGTTAATGGTATATTGAGATCATACTTGCGTCAAAGTGCAGATAGTGATCCTTTGATTTTACCTTCCGATAAAATTGCCTATTTAGGAGTCAAGTATAGTTTTCCTGATTGGATTGTTAAACTCTTTATTAATCAATTTAATTATCAAAAAACAGAGGCACTTTTAGACTGGTTTAATAATACTCATTATATCGATTTAAGAACAAATATTATCAAAATAAACAGAGAAAATCTGCAAGAGAAGCTGTTAGAAAATAATATAGAAACATTTTACTTAAAAGAGACTCAAGGTTTAAGGCTAAAAAAAGCGGTAGGAAATATAAGTAATTTAGAAGAGTTTAAACAAGGATTATTTACTATTCAAGATGCAAGTGCGCAGTTAGTAACTCATTTGCTCAATCCCCAAGCAGGAGAGATGATTATTGATGCCTGTGCCGCCCCCGGTGGGAAAACCACCCATATCGCTGAGTTAATGGGAGATAAAGGTAAAGTTATTGCCATAGACACCTATGCTAAACGTCTCGAAAAAATCAAGGAAAATGCCACGAGGTTGGGGTTAACTTGTATTGAAGTAAAAGAAGGAGATAGTAGTGAGTTAACAGAATGGGAAAATCAAGCGGATAGAGTTTTGGTAGATGTACCTTGTTCAGGTTTAGGCACATTACACACAAATCCTGATATTCGTTGGCGTAAAAAACCAGAGGAGATAGAAAAGTTAACTAGATTACAGCAGAAAATCTTAACCAATGCCAGTAAATGGGTAAAAAATGGCGGTACTTTAGTTTATGCCACTTGTACTCTTAATCAAAAAGAAAACGAAAATATAGTCATCGAATTTTTAGCAAACAATCCTCAATGGCAGTTGGACACAAAAAATAATAATTTCCTTGATAATTATTCGCTACCATCAAAGGGAATGATCAAAATATTTCCTCCTGATGACAATATGGATGGATTTTTCATAGCAAAACTAATTAAAGGAGAAGTTTAA
- a CDS encoding TerB family tellurite resistance protein, producing the protein MSKENKTKLLIKILVGAAWIDGVIQAEEREYLKKVVTENHLENDPEIKSLLSEIKPINAQECYQWLEDYLGSSPKTEDYQKLLEAISALVYSDGDIDIQEAKLLSRLQDLEPNGDNKSIPKQILHSIKKIYQKAIAT; encoded by the coding sequence ATGAGTAAGGAGAATAAAACTAAGTTACTAATTAAGATTCTAGTGGGTGCGGCTTGGATTGATGGGGTAATTCAGGCAGAAGAAAGGGAATATTTAAAAAAAGTTGTCACCGAAAATCACCTAGAAAATGATCCAGAAATAAAGTCTCTCCTCTCGGAAATTAAACCCATAAATGCTCAAGAATGTTATCAATGGCTAGAAGATTATCTTGGTAGCAGTCCTAAAACAGAAGATTATCAAAAGTTACTTGAAGCAATTAGTGCTTTAGTTTACAGTGATGGTGATATTGATATTCAGGAAGCAAAACTCTTGAGTCGTCTGCAAGATTTAGAACCCAATGGAGATAATAAGTCTATTCCAAAACAAATTTTACACTCTATCAAAAAGATATATCAAAAAGCGATCGCAACTTAA
- the atpD gene encoding F0F1 ATP synthase subunit beta, with protein MVAVQEKTNVGKITQIIGPVVDAEFPSGSLPRIYNALRVEGTNSAGEKVAVTCEVQQLLGDNQVRAVSMSTTDGLVRGMEIVDTGAPISVPVGKATLGRIFNVLGEPVDNKGDVNTSETFPIHRKAPALTDLDTKPTVFETGIKVVDLLTPYRQGGKIGLFGGAGVGKTVIMMELINNIAIQHGGVSVFGGVGERTREGNDLYNEMIESKVIDPDNPENSKIALVYGQMNEPPGARMRVGLSALTMAEYFRDVNKQDVLLFIDNIFRFVQAGAEVSALLGRMPSAVGYQPTLGTDVGDLQERITSTKEGSITSIQAVYVPADDLTDPAPATTFAHLDGTTVLSRNLAAKGIYPAVDPLGSTSTMLQPNIVGEEHYNTARAVQATLQRYKELQDIIAILGLDELSEEDRLVVDRARKIERFLSQPFFVAEVFTGSPGKYVSLEDTIKGFQKILSGELDDLPEQAFYMVGNIDEAMAKAEKMKG; from the coding sequence ATGGTTGCAGTACAAGAAAAAACAAACGTCGGTAAAATCACCCAGATTATTGGACCGGTGGTTGACGCTGAATTTCCTAGTGGCAGTCTTCCCCGTATTTATAATGCCCTTCGTGTTGAAGGTACTAATTCCGCAGGTGAAAAAGTAGCAGTTACCTGTGAAGTACAACAACTTCTCGGCGATAACCAAGTTCGTGCAGTATCCATGAGTACTACCGATGGTCTAGTCAGAGGAATGGAAATTGTTGACACTGGTGCACCTATCAGCGTTCCCGTTGGTAAAGCAACTTTAGGACGTATCTTCAACGTTTTAGGTGAACCCGTTGATAATAAAGGTGACGTAAATACCTCCGAAACTTTCCCCATTCACCGTAAAGCTCCTGCTTTAACAGATTTAGATACCAAACCTACCGTTTTTGAAACTGGTATTAAAGTTGTGGACTTATTAACCCCCTATCGTCAAGGTGGTAAAATCGGTCTATTCGGTGGTGCTGGTGTTGGTAAAACCGTTATTATGATGGAATTAATCAACAACATCGCTATTCAACACGGTGGTGTATCTGTATTTGGTGGTGTAGGTGAGCGTACCCGTGAAGGAAATGACCTCTACAACGAAATGATTGAATCTAAGGTTATCGATCCTGATAATCCTGAAAATTCCAAAATTGCTCTTGTTTATGGTCAGATGAATGAACCCCCCGGAGCTAGAATGCGCGTGGGTTTATCTGCTTTAACTATGGCGGAATATTTCCGTGATGTTAACAAACAAGACGTATTACTATTTATCGACAACATTTTCCGTTTCGTTCAAGCTGGTGCGGAAGTATCTGCGTTATTAGGTAGAATGCCCTCTGCGGTAGGTTATCAGCCCACCCTCGGTACTGATGTGGGTGACTTACAAGAGCGTATTACCTCCACTAAAGAAGGTTCTATTACCTCGATTCAAGCAGTTTATGTTCCTGCGGACGACTTAACTGACCCTGCTCCTGCTACTACCTTCGCTCACTTAGATGGTACTACAGTATTGTCTCGTAACTTAGCGGCTAAAGGTATTTATCCTGCGGTTGATCCTTTAGGTTCTACTAGCACCATGTTGCAACCCAACATCGTTGGTGAAGAACACTATAACACTGCTCGTGCGGTACAGGCTACTTTACAACGTTATAAAGAGTTACAAGATATTATTGCCATTCTCGGTTTAGACGAATTATCTGAAGAAGATCGTTTAGTGGTTGATCGCGCTCGTAAAATTGAGCGTTTCTTATCTCAACCTTTCTTCGTTGCAGAAGTATTCACTGGTAGCCCGGGTAAATATGTTTCTTTAGAAGATACTATCAAAGGTTTCCAAAAAATCCTCTCTGGTGAATTAGATGATTTACCTGAACAGGCTTTCTACATGGTAGGAAACATTGATGAGGCGATGGCTAAAGCTGAAAAAATGAAAGGCTAA
- the atpC gene encoding ATP synthase F1 subunit epsilon, protein MTLTVRVITPDKIVWDQTAQEVILPSSTGQLGILTDHAPLLTSLDIGVMRVRPDNKEWKSIAVMGGFAEVEHNEIKVLVNGAQLGETIDKEQAQIAVNEAQTVLDQATAKGDRREQIKATQQLKKAKARLQAAG, encoded by the coding sequence ATGACTTTAACGGTAAGAGTAATTACTCCCGATAAAATTGTTTGGGATCAAACTGCTCAAGAGGTAATTCTTCCTAGCAGTACCGGACAGTTGGGTATTTTAACAGATCACGCTCCCCTGTTGACTAGCCTTGATATAGGTGTTATGCGTGTACGTCCTGATAATAAAGAATGGAAATCCATTGCTGTTATGGGTGGTTTTGCAGAAGTTGAACACAATGAGATTAAGGTTTTGGTTAATGGTGCTCAATTAGGAGAAACTATTGATAAAGAACAAGCTCAAATTGCAGTCAATGAAGCTCAAACAGTGTTAGATCAAGCCACCGCAAAAGGCGATCGCCGTGAGCAAATTAAAGCTACTCAACAATTGAAAAAAGCAAAAGCTAGATTACAAGCGGCAGGTTAA
- a CDS encoding ATP-grasp domain-containing protein: MDLLEYQAKELFSQVGIPVLPSQSIADPSELKNLHIHYPIVLKSQVLVSGRAKFGGVRFVENTIDAIAVAQSLFNLSIEGEYPKVILAESRYDVENEIFLGIMFDYVLKKPVLMGSSQGGINVEILLDNLQTCVIEEEFLPFHARHLVMKMNLKKKAIAPVTAIIEKMYDLFIQNDLDIIEINPLGVKNNGEVMALDGKIRINDESLNRHPNLLKYLSNDQFLHIAYSCLDINNKSDIAIISDSIDEAIFILNNLEHKNIFTQKLYILHNKNQQFWQSNINQFFRQILENTSIKKVIIAHSNQDNFIDALIGEIKKSHQEEINHKELISQDREERPTGTRLWNETPKAKQKTNSLYRYIQWSIRTLSPHLFSEPESLNLLPIKINSNLDKSLQIIFKD; the protein is encoded by the coding sequence ATGGACTTATTAGAATATCAAGCTAAAGAATTATTTTCCCAAGTTGGTATCCCTGTATTACCTTCTCAGTCAATTGCTGACCCTAGTGAATTAAAAAATTTACATATTCATTACCCCATCGTCTTAAAATCTCAAGTTTTAGTCAGTGGTAGGGCTAAGTTTGGAGGTGTACGTTTTGTTGAGAATACCATAGATGCGATCGCAGTTGCTCAATCTTTATTTAATTTATCCATAGAAGGAGAGTATCCCAAAGTAATTCTGGCAGAGAGTCGCTATGATGTAGAAAATGAGATATTTTTGGGGATTATGTTTGATTATGTCCTTAAAAAACCTGTTTTAATGGGTTCTTCTCAGGGGGGGATTAACGTTGAAATCCTTTTAGATAATTTGCAAACTTGTGTGATTGAAGAGGAGTTTTTGCCATTCCATGCTCGTCATTTAGTTATGAAAATGAATCTGAAAAAAAAAGCGATCGCACCAGTCACCGCTATTATTGAAAAAATGTATGATTTATTCATCCAAAATGATCTTGATATTATCGAAATTAATCCTCTTGGGGTGAAAAACAACGGTGAAGTAATGGCACTAGATGGCAAAATTAGAATTAACGATGAAAGTTTAAATAGACACCCTAATTTATTAAAATATCTAAGTAACGATCAATTTTTGCATATTGCCTATTCTTGTTTAGATATTAATAATAAAAGTGATATTGCCATTATTTCTGATAGCATTGATGAAGCTATTTTTATTTTAAATAACTTAGAACATAAAAATATTTTTACTCAAAAATTATATATTTTGCATAACAAAAACCAACAATTTTGGCAGTCTAATATAAATCAATTCTTTAGACAAATTCTTGAAAATACATCAATAAAAAAAGTAATAATTGCCCATTCTAATCAAGATAATTTCATTGATGCTTTAATCGGAGAAATCAAAAAATCTCATCAAGAAGAAATTAACCACAAAGAGTTAATATCTCAAGATAGAGAGGAAAGACCAACTGGTACTCGCCTATGGAATGAAACACCAAAAGCAAAACAAAAAACCAATAGTTTATATAGATATATTCAATGGTCTATCAGAACCCTATCACCCCATTTATTTTCAGAGCCAGAATCTTTAAATCTATTACCCATTAAAATAAATAGTAATTTGGATAAAAGTTTACAAATAATCTTTAAAGATTAA
- the crtH gene encoding carotenoid isomerase has product MNQYDVIVIGSGIGGLVTATQLAAKGVKVLVLERYLIPGGSAGYFESQGYRFDVGASMIFGFGTEGTTNLLTRALDAVNVKMETIPDPVQIHYHLPNNLDLKVHRDYDLFLEELYHYFPEEKEGIRKFYDECWTVFNALNSMELLSLEEIRYLTRVFFQKPLACLSLVKYLPLNVGDVARKYIKNPDLLKFIDMECYCWSVVPADLTPMINAGMVFSDRHYGGINYPKGGVGKIGETLAEGLEKLGGEIKYQARVTEIIVENHQAIGVRLANGKEYYAQRIVSNATRWDTFEKLIDNKKPRKEVKWQENYRQSPSFLSLHLGVEAKVLENNPECHHIILEDWNNLEAEQGTIFVSIPTLLDRSLAPSGYHIIHTFTPSSMDYWQGLTPKQYEFKKEEAAGRLIERLEKIFPGLDAGLDYMEIGTPRTHRRFLGRINGTYGPIPARRLLGLLSMPFNRTAIKNLYCVGDSTFPGQGLNAVAFSGFSCAHRIAVDLGY; this is encoded by the coding sequence ATGAATCAGTATGACGTAATTGTAATTGGTTCGGGTATAGGTGGCTTAGTAACAGCCACTCAGTTAGCCGCAAAAGGAGTAAAAGTTCTGGTGTTAGAGCGTTATCTCATTCCTGGAGGTAGTGCTGGGTATTTCGAGAGTCAGGGTTATCGCTTTGATGTTGGTGCTTCAATGATATTTGGTTTTGGCACTGAAGGCACAACGAATTTGTTAACTCGTGCTTTGGATGCTGTCAATGTGAAAATGGAGACTATCCCTGATCCAGTTCAAATACACTATCATTTACCTAATAATCTCGACTTGAAAGTACATCGAGACTATGATTTATTCTTAGAGGAATTGTATCATTATTTTCCTGAAGAAAAAGAAGGAATTAGAAAGTTTTATGATGAGTGTTGGACTGTTTTTAATGCTCTTAACTCCATGGAATTGCTTTCTTTAGAGGAAATTCGCTACTTAACTCGTGTTTTCTTCCAAAAACCTCTTGCCTGTTTAAGTTTAGTTAAATATTTACCCTTAAATGTCGGTGATGTTGCTCGTAAGTATATCAAAAATCCTGACTTATTAAAATTTATTGATATGGAGTGTTATTGTTGGTCTGTTGTACCTGCTGATTTAACTCCGATGATAAATGCGGGAATGGTGTTTTCTGATCGTCATTATGGTGGAATCAATTATCCTAAAGGTGGGGTGGGCAAAATCGGGGAAACTTTAGCGGAAGGTTTAGAAAAGCTAGGAGGAGAAATTAAATATCAGGCAAGAGTTACAGAAATCATTGTGGAAAACCATCAAGCCATTGGAGTAAGATTGGCGAATGGAAAAGAATATTATGCTCAAAGAATTGTATCGAATGCAACTCGTTGGGATACTTTTGAGAAGTTAATAGATAATAAAAAACCAAGAAAAGAGGTTAAGTGGCAAGAGAATTATCGTCAATCCCCCAGTTTTTTGAGTTTACACTTGGGAGTTGAAGCTAAAGTGTTAGAGAATAATCCTGAATGTCATCATATTATTTTAGAGGATTGGAACAACTTAGAAGCTGAACAGGGAACTATTTTTGTTTCTATTCCAACCCTCCTCGATCGCAGTTTAGCACCATCGGGCTACCATATTATTCATACTTTTACCCCTAGTTCGATGGATTATTGGCAAGGATTAACTCCGAAACAATATGAATTCAAGAAAGAGGAAGCGGCAGGGCGTTTAATTGAACGTTTAGAAAAGATTTTCCCCGGTTTGGATGCAGGGTTAGACTATATGGAAATTGGCACTCCTCGCACTCATCGACGCTTTTTAGGAAGAATTAACGGCACTTATGGACCTATTCCTGCTCGTCGTCTTTTAGGTTTATTATCAATGCCATTTAATCGTACTGCTATTAAAAATTTATATTGCGTGGGAGATAGTACATTTCCGGGGCAGGGTTTAAATGCGGTTGCGTTTTCTGGTTTCAGTTGCGCTCATCGTATTGCCGTAGATTTGGGATATTAG
- a CDS encoding phosphate-starvation-inducible PsiE family protein, whose product MLNKIISLLNDFFKDRNFMKLIHITENLVSKVLSIALIVVIFVSLFDLILVLSQDLFVQEPVGFFNVTLIEIFGFFLNVLIALELLENITVYLRKHVVQLELVLTTALIAVARKIIIFDTSKYDKVDLIALGFAALCLALSYGIICYIHKRKV is encoded by the coding sequence ATGTTAAATAAAATAATTTCTTTGCTGAATGATTTTTTCAAAGATAGAAATTTCATGAAGCTAATTCATATTACCGAAAACTTAGTCTCTAAGGTTCTTTCTATTGCTTTAATCGTAGTTATCTTTGTTTCTCTTTTTGATTTAATTTTAGTCTTATCTCAAGATTTATTTGTACAAGAGCCTGTTGGTTTTTTCAATGTTACTTTAATTGAAATTTTTGGCTTTTTTCTTAATGTTTTGATTGCCCTAGAATTATTGGAAAATATAACTGTTTATTTAAGAAAACACGTTGTACAGTTAGAGTTAGTTTTAACAACTGCTTTAATTGCGGTGGCAAGAAAAATTATTATTTTTGATACTAGCAAATATGATAAAGTTGACTTAATTGCTCTCGGTTTTGCAGCCCTCTGTTTAGCATTGAGTTACGGAATAATTTGTTATATTCACAAGAGAAAAGTTTAA
- the cysS gene encoding cysteine--tRNA ligase yields MSLTLYNTLTKQEEEFKPSNPERVTMYCCGITAYDYCHLGHARTCIIWDVVRRYLTWRGYKVRYIQNFTDIDDKILNRAKAENTTMEEVAERFIQAYFEDMEKLNVQKADSYPRATHTLDGIKRLIWELEEKGFAYGAQGDVYYSVSKFKGYGKLSGRNLDDLQAGASGRVNIQDQIKQESSDFALWKSAKPDEPSFESPWGKGRPGWHIECSAMVRDNLGETIDIHVGGSDLIFPHHENEIAQSEAVTGKPLARYWLHNGMVKVEGEKMSKSLGNFITIRDLLAKYDPMAVRLFILQANYRKPLDFTDVAMEAATNGWHTLMEGLNFGYKYGKDLDWTLEGDIQEIPSVKDDFCRAVDQDFNFASGLAVLFELAKELRKEGNLLSHEGRISQNSEDLESKWHTLVNLAQVLGLEAKFDQCLSVSSQISDQEIEDLISQRTIARQNKNYQESDRIRDLLKEKGVTLVDVGKGETKWHRD; encoded by the coding sequence ATGAGTTTAACTTTATATAATACCCTTACCAAGCAAGAAGAAGAATTTAAGCCTTCTAATCCAGAAAGAGTAACTATGTACTGCTGTGGAATTACAGCCTATGATTATTGTCATTTAGGTCATGCTCGTACTTGTATCATTTGGGATGTAGTGAGACGTTATTTAACTTGGAGAGGTTATAAAGTTAGATACATTCAAAATTTTACGGATATTGATGACAAGATTCTCAATCGAGCAAAGGCAGAAAATACAACCATGGAAGAGGTGGCTGAACGTTTTATTCAAGCCTATTTTGAGGATATGGAAAAATTAAATGTACAGAAAGCAGATTCTTATCCTCGTGCGACTCATACTCTTGATGGAATTAAAAGATTAATTTGGGAATTGGAGGAGAAAGGTTTTGCTTATGGGGCTCAAGGGGATGTTTATTATTCCGTAAGTAAGTTTAAAGGTTATGGTAAGTTGTCTGGAAGAAACTTAGATGATTTACAGGCGGGGGCTAGTGGTAGAGTTAATATTCAAGATCAGATTAAGCAGGAGTCTTCTGATTTTGCCCTCTGGAAAAGTGCTAAACCTGATGAGCCTAGTTTCGAGTCTCCTTGGGGTAAGGGGCGCCCGGGGTGGCATATTGAATGTTCGGCGATGGTTAGGGATAATTTGGGTGAAACTATTGATATTCACGTGGGGGGAAGTGATTTAATTTTTCCTCACCATGAAAATGAGATAGCCCAATCGGAGGCGGTAACGGGTAAACCTTTGGCTCGTTATTGGTTACATAATGGCATGGTGAAGGTGGAAGGGGAAAAAATGTCTAAGTCTTTGGGTAATTTTATTACTATTAGGGATTTATTGGCTAAATATGACCCCATGGCGGTGCGTTTATTTATTCTTCAGGCGAATTATCGTAAACCTCTTGATTTTACTGATGTGGCGATGGAAGCGGCAACAAATGGTTGGCATACTTTAATGGAAGGTTTAAATTTTGGCTATAAGTATGGCAAGGATTTAGATTGGACATTAGAAGGAGATATTCAAGAAATCCCTTCAGTAAAAGATGATTTTTGTCGGGCGGTAGATCAAGATTTTAATTTTGCTTCGGGTTTAGCAGTTTTATTTGAGTTAGCCAAAGAGTTACGCAAAGAGGGAAATTTATTAAGTCATGAAGGTAGAATAAGTCAAAATTCAGAGGATTTGGAGTCTAAATGGCATACTTTGGTTAATTTGGCTCAAGTTCTGGGTTTAGAAGCGAAGTTTGATCAATGTCTTTCTGTCTCTTCTCAAATTAGTGATCAAGAAATTGAAGATTTAATCTCTCAAAGAACTATAGCACGTCAAAATAAAAACTACCAAGAGAGCGATCGCATCCGAGATTTACTTAAGGAGAAAGGAGTTACCCTTGTGGATGTGGGCAAAGGGGAGACAAAATGGCATAGGGATTAG